In Woeseia oceani, one DNA window encodes the following:
- the waaF gene encoding lipopolysaccharide heptosyltransferase II — protein MRQTRILVVGPSWVGDMIMAQSLFKWLKFRDPECLIDLLAPEWSLPVIARMPEVHKRLVLPFAHGELAFSQRWQLGQWLRPANYNRAIVLPRSMKAALVPYFAGIPRRTGFRGEMRYGVINDRRPFDKSVLDQTVKRFLALGLDRNEPLPEIPPPALRVDTENQQRLYSELGLELDRPVIAMMPGAEYGPAKCWPLESFTALANSLDSAGYHVWVLGSAKEQPLGEAIASGSKALNLCGRTKLVDVVDLLAASAAAVSNDSGLMHVAAAVGTHVVGIYGSTSPHFTPPLTAQKTLHYLDLDCSPCFQRECPLGHLRCLREITPERVLSSIVAN, from the coding sequence TTGAGGCAGACACGCATACTCGTCGTCGGTCCGTCCTGGGTAGGCGACATGATCATGGCGCAGTCGTTGTTCAAATGGCTGAAGTTCCGCGACCCCGAATGCCTCATTGACCTGCTGGCCCCCGAATGGTCGTTACCCGTCATTGCCCGCATGCCCGAAGTTCACAAGCGCCTGGTGCTGCCCTTCGCGCACGGGGAGTTGGCGTTCAGCCAGCGCTGGCAGCTGGGACAATGGTTGCGGCCGGCGAACTACAATCGCGCGATCGTCTTGCCCCGGTCAATGAAGGCGGCGCTGGTACCGTATTTCGCAGGCATACCCCGCCGCACCGGCTTCCGCGGCGAAATGCGTTATGGCGTCATCAATGACCGCCGCCCGTTTGACAAGAGTGTGCTGGATCAGACCGTCAAACGCTTTCTTGCGCTGGGGCTGGACAGAAACGAGCCCTTGCCGGAGATTCCGCCGCCGGCATTGCGGGTCGATACGGAAAATCAGCAGCGACTGTACTCGGAGCTGGGGCTCGAACTGGACCGGCCGGTAATCGCCATGATGCCCGGTGCCGAATACGGCCCGGCAAAATGCTGGCCGCTGGAGTCATTCACGGCATTGGCGAACAGCCTGGACAGCGCCGGCTACCACGTCTGGGTGCTCGGTTCGGCCAAAGAGCAGCCATTGGGTGAGGCCATAGCCAGCGGCAGCAAGGCACTAAACCTTTGCGGCCGCACCAAACTCGTCGATGTTGTTGATTTGCTGGCGGCCAGCGCGGCAGCGGTCAGCAACGATTCCGGTCTTATGCACGTCGCGGCGGCCGTCGGCACCCACGTGGTCGGTATTTACGGCTCGACGTCCCCGCATTTCACGCCGCCGCTGACCGCGCAGAAGACGCTGCATTACCTCGATCTGGACTGCAGCCCCTGTTTCCAGCGCGAGTGCCCGCTCGGGCACCTGCGGTGCTTGCGTGAAATTACTCCAGAGCGTGTTCTGAGCAGTATTGTGGCGAATTAG
- a CDS encoding glycosyltransferase family 9 protein → MFQHAPPDSICVVRLSAIGDTCHALAVVRSIQDTWPETRITWIIGKTEAGLLADIPGIEFIIFDKSKGRAAYRDLRRQLRTQSFDAALCMHASMRANFIYRSLRTRLRIGYDYARAKDFQWLFTNRRIAPEQRQHVQDAMLSFARTIGVPDKTLRWDIPLTEAQREFAAQYCDEARPILVISPCSSQRARNFRNWSAENYAAAARHAQQKFNCRVILTGGRSELEQEYATTIRRLAGDDVVDLVGKTSLKQLLALIEVAAGVLCPDSGPAHLATTVATPVIGLYATSNPLRTGPYFSRDLCVNAYPEAAEKYLGKPVDQLRWGQRVRDPGAMGLIRLAWVKEKIDALFAKI, encoded by the coding sequence ATGTTTCAGCACGCGCCGCCGGACAGTATTTGCGTGGTTCGTCTTTCGGCGATTGGCGACACCTGTCATGCGCTGGCCGTCGTACGCAGCATACAGGACACTTGGCCGGAAACGCGGATCACCTGGATCATCGGCAAGACCGAAGCAGGCTTGCTCGCCGATATTCCGGGCATTGAGTTTATCATTTTCGATAAATCGAAAGGCAGAGCCGCCTACCGCGATCTGCGCCGCCAGCTGCGTACCCAGTCTTTTGATGCCGCGTTATGCATGCACGCATCCATGCGTGCCAACTTCATCTACCGATCCTTGCGCACGCGATTGCGTATCGGTTACGACTACGCACGCGCCAAAGATTTTCAATGGCTGTTCACTAACCGTCGTATTGCGCCGGAGCAACGGCAGCATGTGCAAGACGCCATGTTGTCTTTTGCCCGCACGATCGGTGTACCGGATAAAACTCTGCGCTGGGATATTCCCCTGACCGAAGCTCAGCGGGAATTTGCTGCGCAATACTGCGACGAAGCGCGGCCGATCCTCGTCATCAGTCCGTGCAGTAGCCAGCGTGCGCGCAACTTTCGCAACTGGAGTGCCGAGAACTACGCCGCTGCCGCGCGTCACGCCCAGCAAAAATTCAATTGCAGGGTGATACTGACCGGCGGCCGCTCGGAACTGGAACAGGAGTACGCGACAACGATCCGCCGCCTGGCCGGCGACGATGTTGTCGACCTCGTGGGCAAGACCAGCCTGAAACAACTGCTGGCCCTGATCGAGGTGGCCGCCGGTGTGTTGTGCCCGGATTCAGGCCCGGCGCACTTGGCAACCACCGTCGCCACACCGGTCATCGGCCTCTATGCGACATCGAATCCTCTGCGTACCGGCCCCTATTTCAGCCGTGATCTGTGCGTCAACGCCTACCCGGAAGCGGCCGAGAAGTACCTCGGCAAGCCGGTAGACCAGCTGCGCTGGGGCCAGCGGGTGCGCGATCCCGGCGCCATGGGCCTGATCAGGCTGGCATGGGTCAAGGAAAAGATCGATGCACTGTTTGCCAAAATATAG
- a CDS encoding 3-deoxy-D-manno-octulosonic acid kinase, with protein MSDTVEKTKTGAILYDTAILNHISDEQFHARGWRESRPVQGNLRSAGRGQTLFVSDGSNEFVLRHFVRGGLVGRLVRDVYVWTGEERTRPFMEWRLLYKMRALGLPVPQPVAARYRRAGTFYSADLLTLRVPGIEPLSQRLKGREVSPLFWSKLGAGLQRFHQHGICHADLNAYNVQIDAEDELCLLDFDRGSMRAPGAWQAKNLARLHRSLRKIRGLDPAINWNEGFWQQLLDGYFQASRSA; from the coding sequence TTGAGCGACACCGTCGAGAAGACCAAGACCGGCGCCATCCTATACGATACCGCCATCCTCAACCATATCTCCGACGAGCAGTTCCACGCGCGCGGCTGGCGTGAGTCACGGCCCGTGCAAGGTAATCTGCGCTCGGCCGGGCGCGGTCAGACCTTGTTTGTCAGTGACGGCAGCAACGAGTTCGTATTGCGCCACTTCGTGCGCGGTGGCCTGGTCGGCCGGCTCGTGCGTGATGTTTATGTGTGGACGGGAGAGGAACGCACCCGACCGTTCATGGAGTGGCGACTCCTGTACAAGATGCGGGCGTTGGGTCTGCCTGTGCCGCAACCGGTCGCGGCACGCTACCGGCGCGCGGGCACATTTTATTCCGCCGATTTACTGACGCTGCGGGTGCCGGGCATCGAGCCGCTGTCGCAGCGGCTGAAGGGCCGTGAAGTCAGTCCGTTGTTCTGGTCGAAACTCGGTGCCGGACTGCAGCGCTTTCACCAGCATGGCATTTGTCATGCAGATCTGAACGCCTACAACGTACAAATCGACGCCGAAGATGAATTGTGCCTGCTGGACTTTGATCGCGGCAGTATGCGGGCGCCTGGCGCCTGGCAGGCAAAAAACCTGGCGCGGCTGCACCGCAGTCTGCGAAAAATTCGTGGCCTGGATCCTGCCATTAACTGGAACGAAGGTTTCTGGCAGCAATTGCTGGACGGCTACTTCCAGGCGTCAAGGTCGGCGTAG
- a CDS encoding LpxL/LpxP family acyltransferase, with translation MSQTGRKPLYQFWTPNYWPAWLGLLLLRIVCLLPHRARLAAGRWLGRFLHRIAGRRRAIIRRNLSLAFPELDEAARNQLALEHMEAQGISLIELGMGRWTSDRELVALTDISGTEHLQQAADDGIGIILLSAHFTTLEVSGRVLSLNCQPFDAVYRKHRSEFLTEILRTGRERSARSTIEKNDIKSMVRSLREGRPVWYAPDQSYNLKQSAMLPFFGVPSMTNTATSTLARLGKARVLPYFPRRLANGRYELCILPPLENFPSDDAAADTLRYVQILEERIRLCPEQYYWIHRKYKNLPADLPDYYADLDAWK, from the coding sequence ATGAGCCAAACCGGGCGCAAACCGCTTTATCAATTCTGGACGCCGAACTACTGGCCGGCATGGCTGGGATTGCTGCTGTTGCGGATCGTATGCCTGTTGCCGCATCGCGCAAGGCTCGCGGCAGGCCGCTGGCTGGGTCGGTTTTTACACCGCATTGCCGGGCGTCGACGGGCGATCATCCGGCGCAATCTTTCGCTCGCCTTTCCAGAGCTGGACGAGGCTGCCCGCAACCAGCTGGCTCTCGAGCACATGGAAGCGCAGGGCATATCGTTGATCGAGCTGGGCATGGGTCGCTGGACGTCAGATCGCGAACTGGTCGCGCTGACCGACATCAGTGGTACCGAGCATTTGCAGCAAGCCGCCGACGACGGAATCGGCATTATTTTGCTGAGCGCGCATTTCACGACGCTTGAAGTCAGCGGCCGGGTACTGAGCCTGAACTGCCAGCCATTCGATGCCGTGTACCGCAAACACCGCAGCGAATTTCTGACCGAAATCCTGCGCACAGGGCGCGAACGATCGGCACGCAGCACGATCGAGAAAAACGACATCAAGAGCATGGTGCGCAGTCTGCGCGAGGGCCGCCCGGTCTGGTACGCCCCTGACCAGAGTTACAACCTCAAACAATCAGCGATGCTGCCGTTCTTCGGGGTGCCATCGATGACCAATACTGCGACCAGCACACTGGCCCGATTGGGCAAGGCCCGCGTGCTGCCCTATTTTCCGCGACGACTCGCCAATGGCCGGTACGAGCTTTGTATCCTGCCGCCGCTGGAAAACTTTCCGAGTGACGACGCGGCTGCGGATACGCTGCGCTATGTGCAGATTCTGGAAGAACGTATCCGGCTCTGCCCGGAGCAGTACTACTGGATTCACCGCAAGTACAAGAACCTGCCCGCCGATCTGCCGGACTACTACGCCGACCTTGACGCCTGGAAGTAG
- a CDS encoding succinylglutamate desuccinylase/aspartoacylase family protein: MNTQILSFHKSLLLSAALLAVAPVLPAADEPANAAVQLAMLDETGSSETRSETEADSDSVVSTDAEAGNNATPDLSLPSPVVDASDRLVPVVPLANAVTTAEHAAETLHLLGDSVPPGSYRRLAWSATELFEGLPVSTPVLVVNGQFAGPTVCLTAAVHGDELNGIEMVRRVMHELNPDKLSGAVIGVPIVNLQGFRRGSRYLPDRRDLNRYFPGNRNGSAASRIAHSFFTEIVLHCDALIDLHTGSFERTNLPQLRADLRNPDVVTITQGFGATVILHSTPARGTLRYAATAAGVPTVTLEAGGPSELELKEVKHGVKGVETLLHTLGMVKRSRLWGDPEPVYYRSSWVRANRGGILLADVSLGSSVRRGDLLGSITDPMNNATTNLYSPFSGRVIGMAKNQVVMPGFAAFHVGIATEQAAPLNENTADPAAHDEAGADDGYTDGISE, translated from the coding sequence ATGAACACACAAATACTCTCCTTCCATAAATCGTTGCTGCTGTCTGCCGCATTACTCGCCGTTGCGCCGGTTTTGCCAGCAGCGGACGAACCCGCGAACGCAGCCGTTCAACTCGCCATGCTGGATGAGACCGGTAGCAGCGAGACGCGTTCGGAGACCGAAGCGGACAGCGACAGTGTCGTCAGCACGGATGCCGAGGCAGGCAACAATGCAACACCGGACCTGAGCTTGCCAAGTCCTGTCGTCGATGCCAGTGACCGCCTGGTTCCGGTCGTGCCGCTCGCCAATGCGGTAACCACCGCCGAACATGCCGCCGAAACCCTGCACTTGCTCGGCGACTCGGTACCGCCCGGCAGCTACCGGCGCCTCGCCTGGTCGGCCACGGAATTGTTCGAAGGCCTGCCGGTCTCCACACCGGTCCTGGTCGTCAACGGGCAGTTTGCCGGACCGACTGTATGCCTCACTGCGGCGGTACACGGTGACGAACTCAACGGCATAGAAATGGTCCGGCGGGTTATGCACGAACTCAACCCGGACAAACTGTCCGGCGCGGTTATTGGCGTGCCTATCGTCAACCTGCAGGGATTCAGGCGCGGCTCCCGTTACCTGCCGGATCGCCGTGACCTCAATCGCTATTTTCCGGGCAACCGCAATGGCAGCGCCGCATCACGCATTGCGCATTCGTTTTTTACCGAGATAGTGCTGCATTGTGATGCGCTGATTGATCTGCACACCGGTTCGTTTGAACGTACCAACCTGCCGCAACTGCGTGCTGATCTGCGCAATCCGGATGTCGTGACGATCACACAAGGCTTCGGCGCAACGGTAATCCTGCACAGTACGCCGGCACGCGGCACCTTGCGCTATGCCGCAACCGCGGCTGGCGTGCCCACCGTGACGCTGGAAGCTGGCGGGCCCTCGGAACTCGAACTCAAAGAAGTGAAACACGGTGTCAAGGGCGTGGAAACCTTGCTGCATACCCTGGGCATGGTCAAGCGGTCGCGACTCTGGGGTGACCCGGAACCGGTCTACTACCGGTCCTCCTGGGTTCGCGCAAACCGGGGCGGCATCCTGCTGGCGGATGTCAGTCTGGGTAGCAGCGTCCGCCGTGGCGATTTACTGGGCAGCATCACCGACCCGATGAACAATGCGACCACCAACCTGTACTCGCCGTTTTCCGGACGGGTCATAGGCATGGCCAAGAACCAGGTTGTCATGCCGGGCTTTGCCGCGTTTCACGTCGGCATCGCTACCGAACAAGCAGCGCCATTGAATGAAAACACGGCCGACCCTGCGGCGCATGACGAGGCTGGCGCAGACGACGGCTATACCGACGGCATCTCAGAATAG
- a CDS encoding LysM peptidoglycan-binding domain-containing protein, with translation MSVAGLARADDELFPLPAELNRDVDFWLAVFTDYTSDEGLLHDNRNLAVVYERVSMPASVSRRERQRRVGVRRKHYQSILRSLGSGKRANLSEDEQRVLALWPDDVSNSELNSAANQIRYQQGLSDRFREGLQRAGRWRAHVHESFSRLGVPLELAALPHVESSYNPGARSHVGASGIWQFTRGTGRRFMRIDHVLDERNDPYAATVAAGELLAYNYSIVGNWPMAITAYNHGLAGARRAMREFGDTNYVQIMREYKGRTFGFASRNFYVAFLAALRVDQDPQKYFPGVTAEPALVYDTVELPAYLPADALATATGISARELAQHNPATQATIWQGSKHLPKGFQLRVPGGRLQAPLAELVANIDESVWQQEQLPDLFHTVARGDTLSEIAEAYKTRVSTLVALNNMGSGNRIRIGERIRLPAAGPAPVAVAAALAPAPEPEPEPEPIVEPEPTAVLAADDEQVIEGSGALPDDVDDGDGTTVSTARTSLLSDPSDYTVAADSTIEVHPLETLGHYADWLGIRTQRLRDINGLAFRTPVSIGDRLKLDLGNVNVSDFESKRVDYHRAQQDAFFRSTTIRGLREHTVKRGESVWVLALRQYKVPLWLFRQYNPELDMHRVQPGTVIQLPVLVTAAE, from the coding sequence TTGTCGGTTGCCGGCCTTGCCCGGGCGGACGACGAGCTATTCCCGCTGCCGGCTGAATTGAATCGTGATGTCGACTTCTGGTTGGCCGTTTTCACCGACTATACGAGCGACGAAGGGCTGCTACACGACAACCGCAATCTTGCGGTTGTTTACGAGCGGGTCAGCATGCCGGCGAGTGTTTCACGGCGCGAACGGCAGCGGCGGGTCGGCGTACGCCGCAAGCACTACCAAAGCATTCTGCGAAGTCTGGGCAGCGGCAAGCGCGCCAATCTCAGCGAAGATGAACAGCGCGTTCTGGCATTGTGGCCAGACGATGTCAGTAACAGCGAGCTAAACAGCGCGGCAAACCAGATCCGCTACCAGCAGGGGTTGTCGGACCGCTTCCGGGAAGGCTTGCAACGTGCAGGGCGCTGGCGCGCGCACGTGCATGAATCGTTCTCCCGCCTGGGCGTGCCGCTTGAACTCGCCGCTCTGCCGCACGTCGAATCCTCGTACAACCCGGGCGCGCGCTCGCACGTCGGTGCCTCGGGCATATGGCAGTTTACCCGCGGCACCGGCCGGCGTTTCATGCGCATCGACCACGTGCTGGATGAGCGCAACGACCCGTATGCCGCCACGGTCGCTGCGGGCGAGCTGCTGGCTTACAACTATTCGATTGTCGGCAACTGGCCCATGGCGATCACCGCCTACAACCACGGTCTGGCTGGTGCGCGACGCGCGATGCGGGAGTTTGGTGATACCAACTACGTGCAGATCATGCGTGAGTACAAAGGGCGTACTTTCGGTTTCGCGTCGCGCAATTTCTATGTCGCGTTTCTGGCGGCGCTGAGAGTTGATCAGGACCCGCAAAAGTACTTCCCCGGGGTTACCGCCGAGCCCGCCCTGGTCTACGACACAGTCGAGTTGCCGGCCTACTTACCGGCCGATGCACTCGCCACAGCAACCGGCATCAGCGCGCGGGAGCTGGCACAACACAACCCGGCAACCCAGGCCACAATCTGGCAAGGCAGCAAACACTTGCCGAAAGGGTTCCAGCTCCGCGTGCCGGGTGGCCGCTTGCAGGCGCCGCTGGCCGAGCTCGTGGCAAACATTGACGAATCCGTCTGGCAGCAGGAGCAATTGCCGGATCTTTTCCATACGGTTGCCCGTGGCGACACCCTGTCTGAGATTGCCGAGGCGTATAAGACTCGCGTATCCACACTGGTGGCGCTGAACAATATGGGCAGCGGCAACCGCATCCGGATAGGCGAGCGGATCCGCTTGCCGGCTGCCGGACCTGCGCCAGTGGCCGTGGCCGCTGCGCTTGCACCCGCTCCGGAGCCCGAGCCGGAACCCGAGCCGATTGTCGAGCCCGAGCCAACTGCCGTGCTGGCAGCGGATGATGAACAAGTAATCGAAGGTTCTGGTGCGTTGCCCGATGATGTCGATGACGGTGACGGCACAACAGTGAGCACTGCACGGACTTCCTTGTTATCCGATCCCAGCGATTACACGGTCGCGGCCGATTCGACGATCGAAGTGCACCCGCTCGAGACGCTCGGGCACTACGCGGACTGGCTGGGGATTCGTACCCAACGGTTGCGCGATATCAATGGTCTCGCATTTCGCACGCCGGTATCGATCGGCGATCGTCTGAAACTCGATCTTGGCAATGTGAATGTCAGCGACTTCGAATCGAAACGCGTGGACTATCACCGGGCCCAGCAGGATGCATTTTTCCGCAGCACGACGATTCGCGGCCTCAGAGAGCACACCGTCAAGCGAGGCGAGTCTGTCTGGGTACTCGCATTGCGCCAGTACAAAGTTCCGCTTTGGCTGTTTCGGCAGTACAACCCGGAGCTGGATATGCACAGGGTGCAGCCCGGAACCGTCATCCAGTTGCCGGTACTCGTAACTGCCGCAGAATGA
- a CDS encoding L,D-transpeptidase family protein, with protein sequence MKRVSRRAFIVSVAHCLPALALADGSSEFPVADEVIVEKGARKLHLLRNGQAFRTFDIALGIAPEGHKEYEGDAKTPEGRYLLDIRNPNSDFFLSMHISYPSPEDRARARQKGLDPGGQIMIHGQPNEPTYSAAYYRSSDWTNGCIAVSNSDMIDIWLMTPDGTPIEIRP encoded by the coding sequence ATGAAAAGAGTAAGTCGCCGGGCATTCATTGTATCGGTTGCCCACTGTTTGCCCGCGCTGGCGCTGGCAGACGGTAGCAGCGAGTTTCCTGTGGCCGATGAAGTCATTGTGGAGAAGGGCGCCCGCAAACTGCATTTGCTGCGCAATGGACAAGCCTTCCGTACTTTTGATATCGCTCTCGGGATCGCGCCGGAGGGCCACAAAGAGTATGAGGGCGATGCGAAAACCCCGGAAGGTCGCTACCTGCTCGATATCCGCAACCCGAACAGTGATTTCTTCCTCTCGATGCACATCTCCTACCCGAGCCCGGAGGATCGCGCACGAGCCCGACAAAAAGGCCTTGATCCTGGCGGCCAGATCATGATCCACGGCCAACCAAACGAACCGACCTATTCGGCAGCGTATTACCGCTCTTCGGATTGGACCAACGGCTGCATCGCGGTTTCCAATTCGGACATGATCGACATCTGGCTGATGACACCGGACGGCACGCCGATAGAAATTCGGCCCTGA
- the ppnN gene encoding nucleotide 5'-monophosphate nucleosidase PpnN, which produces MDGSATFHYRHQPSRTITAEQVITLQHSHIVSSSVIRADSDKTVDAEVWPEGSLEVLSQHEADQLRNVGQGGLYTLLRRCLLAVLNSGGNSDDAREVLGRHKDFAVRFEQQDRGLKVILTGAPASAFVDGEMIRGIREQLFAVLRDVVYTSNEIQASGRFDLQSSDNITNAVFHILRNARVFHLPATADLVVCWGGHAISREEYDYTKKVGYELGLRRLNVCTGCGPGAMKGPMKGATIGHAKQRIGNGRYIGITEPGIIAAESPNPIVNSLIIMPDMEKRLEAFVRVGHGIIVFPGGVGTAEEILYLLGILMHPDNEDMPMPLILTGPADRADYFKQIDEFIGATLGPTAQGRYRIIVDDPEEVARQMLLGLKSVREYRRQQGDAFYFNWRLAIDHDFQKPFRATHDSMRGLQITRDLPTHKLAANLRRAFSGLVSGNVREDTMAAIEQQGPFEISGSAEIMSLLDGLLAGFVADGRMKLESDSYKPCYVVRV; this is translated from the coding sequence ATGGACGGCAGCGCAACATTCCACTACCGTCACCAGCCTAGTCGTACAATCACAGCCGAGCAGGTAATCACCTTGCAACACAGTCATATCGTATCGAGTAGCGTAATCCGGGCGGACAGCGACAAGACTGTTGACGCCGAAGTGTGGCCAGAGGGGAGTCTGGAAGTCCTCTCGCAACACGAAGCCGATCAATTGCGCAATGTCGGTCAGGGCGGCCTCTATACCTTGCTGCGCCGCTGCTTGCTGGCGGTGCTCAACTCCGGCGGCAATTCAGATGACGCCCGCGAGGTGCTGGGGCGGCACAAGGATTTTGCTGTGCGCTTTGAACAGCAAGACCGTGGTCTGAAGGTCATTTTAACGGGCGCACCCGCGTCGGCTTTCGTTGACGGTGAAATGATACGCGGCATCCGCGAGCAACTGTTCGCTGTACTGCGTGACGTTGTTTATACGAGCAATGAAATCCAGGCGAGCGGCCGCTTCGACCTGCAGTCCTCCGACAATATTACCAACGCGGTTTTCCATATCCTGCGCAATGCCCGGGTTTTCCACTTGCCGGCGACGGCCGATCTCGTCGTGTGCTGGGGTGGACACGCGATCAGCCGTGAGGAATATGACTACACAAAGAAGGTCGGTTACGAACTGGGCCTGCGCCGTCTGAACGTTTGTACCGGCTGCGGTCCGGGCGCGATGAAAGGCCCTATGAAGGGCGCAACTATAGGCCATGCGAAACAGCGAATTGGCAATGGGCGGTATATAGGTATCACGGAACCGGGCATTATTGCGGCCGAGTCGCCGAACCCGATAGTCAATTCGCTCATCATCATGCCCGATATGGAGAAGCGCCTTGAGGCCTTTGTACGGGTTGGCCACGGCATCATCGTGTTCCCGGGCGGAGTCGGTACTGCCGAAGAAATACTCTACCTGCTCGGCATCCTGATGCACCCGGATAACGAGGACATGCCGATGCCGCTGATTCTCACCGGACCTGCCGACCGCGCGGATTACTTCAAACAGATTGACGAGTTCATCGGCGCGACACTCGGGCCCACGGCGCAGGGCCGCTACCGGATCATCGTCGATGACCCGGAGGAGGTTGCCCGACAGATGTTGCTCGGACTGAAGTCAGTTCGGGAATATCGCCGACAGCAGGGCGATGCGTTCTACTTCAATTGGCGTCTTGCTATCGATCACGATTTTCAAAAGCCGTTTCGTGCAACGCATGACTCAATGCGTGGGTTGCAGATTACCCGCGATCTGCCGACGCACAAACTGGCAGCGAATTTGCGCCGAGCTTTCTCAGGGCTGGTGTCCGGCAACGTGCGCGAGGACACCATGGCGGCTATCGAGCAGCAGGGGCCGTTCGAGATCTCCGGTTCCGCAGAGATCATGAGCCTGCTGGACGGCTTGTTGGCAGGTTTTGTTGCGGATGGCCGGATGAAGCTTGAAAGCGACAGCTACAAGCCCTGTTACGTGGTACGGGTCTGA